Proteins from a genomic interval of Gadus macrocephalus chromosome 2, ASM3116895v1:
- the fbxl20 gene encoding F-box/LRR-repeat protein 20 has protein sequence MGKEANGVSRSRFEMFSNSDEAVINKKLPKELLLRIFSFLDVVTLCRCAQVSRSWNVLALDGSNWQRIDLFDFQRDIEGRVVENISKRCGGFLRKLSLRGCLGVGDSALRTFSQNCRNIELLSLNGCTKITDSTCNSLSKFCPKLKHLDLASCTSITNLSLKALSEGCPLLEQLNISWCDQVTKDGVQALVRCCPGLKGLFLKGCIQLEDEALKHIGGHCPELVTLNLQTCSQITDEGLITICRGCHRLQSLCVSGCANITDAILHALGQNCPRLRILEVARCSQLTDVGFTTLARNCHELEKMDLEECVQITDGTLIQLSIHCPRLQVLSLSHCELITDDGIRHLGSGPCAHDRLEVIELDNCPLITDASLEHLKSCHSLDRIELYDCQQITRAGIKRLRTHLPNIKVHAYFAPVTPPPSVGGSRQRFCRCCILL, from the exons ATGGGGAAGGAGGCGAATGGTGTTTCACGGAGCCGGTTTGAG ATGTTCTCAAACAGCGACGAAGCGGTCATCAATAAGAAGTTGCCCAAGGAACTGTTGCTACG AATCTTCTCCTTTCTCGATGTGGTGACACTCTGTCGCTGTGCCCAGGTCTCAAGG TCCTGGAACGTTCTTGCCTTGGATGGCAGCAATTGGCAAAGGATTGACCTCTTTGACTTCCAGAGGGACATTGAG GGCCGGGTGGTGGAGAACATCTCGAAGCGATGTGGAGGTTTCCTGCGGAAGCTGAGCCTGCGAGGGTGCCTGGGTGTGGGAGACAGCGCTTTAAG GACTTTCTCCCAGAACTGCAGAAACATTGAGCTCCTGAGTCTGAATGGATGCACTAAGATCACAGACAG CACGTGTAACAGCCTCAGTAAGTTCTGCCCAAAGCTGAAGCACCTGGACCTCGCTTCCTGCACCTCGATCACCAACCTGTCCCTCAAGGCCCTCAG TGAGGGATGTCCTCTGCTGGAGCAGCTCAACATCTCCTGGTGTGACCAGGTGACCAAGGATGGTGTCCAGGCCCTGGTTCGATGCTGCCCAGGGCTCAAAGGCCTTTTCCTTAAAGGATgtatacag ttaGAAGATGAGGCTCTGAAGCACATTGGGGGCCACTGTCCAGAACTGGTCACTCTCAACCTGCAGACCTGCTCG CAGATCACAGACGAGGGCCTCATCACAATCTGCCGTGGCTGCCACCGCCTccagtccctgtgtgtgtccggctGCGCCAACATCACCGACGCCATCCTCCATGCGCTGGGTCAGAACTGCCCGCGGCTCAG AATATTGGAGGTGGCCCGCTGCTCTCAGCTCACTGATGTGGGCTTCACTACTTTAGCAAGG AATTGTCATGAACTTGAAAAGATGGATTTGGAAGAATGCGTACAG ATTACAGATGGAACGCTGATCCAGTTATCCATCCACTGCCCTCGTTTGCAAGTCCTG AGTCTTTCTCACTGTGAGCTGATCACTGACGACGGCATCCGACACCTGGGTAGCGGCCCCTGTGCCCACGACCGGCTGGAGGTGATCGAGTTGGACAACTGCCCCCTGATCACGGACGCCTCACTGGAGCACCTGAAGAGCTGCCACAGCCTGGACCGCATCGAGCTTTACGACTGCCAGCAGATCACCAGGGCCGGCATCAAGAGGCTGCGG ACCCATTTGCCTAACATCAAAGTGCACGCATATTTCGCCCCCGTGACTCCGCCCCCTTCCGTCGGAGGCAGTCGCCAGAGGTTCTGCCGCTGCTGCATTCTCCTATGA